Below is a genomic region from Cotesia glomerata isolate CgM1 linkage group LG5, MPM_Cglom_v2.3, whole genome shotgun sequence.
GTAAAGTAGGGGggtcagaatttaaaaaatcgggtcTGATCGGTACAGTTCGGAGGTTCCCATAAGAGTGCACTTGTGTTTGggtgtattattattaaatattatttttaaataagtcaattttttttttgttttaaaaaatttatcttatttgagattttttaaattaaaggggCTATAAGCATATGTGTGCGCTCTTCCACAAAAGGCGTGAGAGTTTTTCTTATCGCGCGAGTAATGATAGTAAATCGTTTTGCGAGagtgctgaagggttaaacattttttttattttagcttTTGAAGCTATTCTGATCATTTGTTGAGTGATACCTGAAAAGTTTtagaaaactatttttaaaattctgcaTACGCTAATAGAAAAACTGCTCTTAGTGAGTCAtgagatattttattatggTTACCCTGGCGGTTTCGGCGACACGGTGAAAGCACGGTCGAATGACGGTTGtttcacggtcgtttcacCGGATAAAGTTCGTTCTTACCGAGCGATCTGTCAGCCAGCATCGGATACCGTTGTGAACGATGTCTActatgaatttattgaatatttacggTGCATACGCAAGTAAATCTACGACGTTATGACCGACACTGTACGCTCAATATACTGTCGAAATACGGTGATTTTACGCTACTATCacggacaataaaataaaaaaaaatatttcggacAGTCTAGACCGAGACTCGAACCCGATTCATCTGGTCGTGCGCCCAAGACTCTACTAGCTAGGCTATCTAAGACACACACACAGTCTCGATCCGTCCGCGGTAAGAGAAGTATCGTGCTCACACACTGTGTTGCTTTTAAATATCAAGTCTGGGACGCAATCATTTGGTTTGCTGACCTTTATTTAGGTGAATTTTCGCCTGTTTGTTAATTtgtgaatattattttttcccgTAACACTCGTTTTTTCGCATAATTAGTGTTCCTGGTTCTCAACCACATGTCTAACCCCACCGCGGGGAAAACTGCGCAAAGCGGTAGTGCTAAAGACGCCACAGTGtcaaatacaatttataataatgatttactgtctaacaaaatttttaacaaaaatattagtGCAGGTTTAATTGCTAGAGATATTTTACtcggtaataaaaataaaaatattcaacaaaCAACAAAGCCTAACCTTAAAATCTCAAGAAGCCGATCCTCATCCGAGTCAAGCCAAAACTCAAGAGATGGCGCTACTGACGTCAACTGAACAATTTGTCACACCACGAAAGCCCGCGAAAGTGCGCAAAACTTCAAAATATCCAAATGTGAGCACTAGTAACCAATTTATGGTTCTTTCAGACAGTGAACAATCTGAGACTGAtactaacaataaattaaaaagtagtaataataaaaagaataaatttaataacaacgGGATAAACAAATCAAATATCGAGAATCCTGAaactatcaataataaaacaacttctaaaacaaataagattaAACCTTCTCCAATCTACGTTCAACTACCAGGTATCAAACACACTATTAAGTTCCTAAGCTCCGGAGGAATCCCAGCTACCGACTTCATAGTCCGGAAATTTGACGATACGTTcacaaaaatatttccaaaCAACATGGAAACTTACGATCTAATTATTGCCTTACTTAAAAGTAAGACAACTAAATACTTCACATACACTCCTCGCCACCTTAAGGTTAAAACTGTGGTCTTTAAAAGAGTAAAAGGAGGATACGACGAAAAAGATGTCAAATCTGCACTTGATAGCCTCCAATTATCTGTCACAATTACTAAGGTTAGTAAATTAACTTTTGACAAAACTAAACcgaatttatttcattttttagtatcagcAACAGCCTCTAGCTTGCTGGCACCCCTCACAAGACAAAAAACACTATTGTCACAACCTATTAAGTGGGAGAGGCTCAGAAAGCCTACCATATTCATGTGCAATAGATACCAGCAAACTGGTCACTCCAGCGCTAACTGTCAACTGCCTCCAGTCTGCGTCAAATGAGCAGGCGATCATGAGTCCAAAGATTGCACCATCACATCACCAATGGATAAATCCTCTCTTAAGTGCATCAATTGAGGGGAAACTGGTCATCCAGCGAACTACAGAGGATGCCCAGCACTAAAACTAATTACCAAAGTTaaacttaataataaaaaaattaataaagcgAAAAAGAAAAAGCTAGTCAACACAATCAATTACTATGTTACACCGGGATACTCGTTCGCGAATGTTATGAAACCTGATGGAGCTAGACACTTTCCTCCTCTGCCAAGGACGAAACCAAGACCGGCAGGACTGTCTTTCGGTCACAACATCCTCGACAGTCCTCCTGAGCCAACAACGAGCAATGCCTCGAATAATATCTTCAGGATGGAAGAATTACtcatattattcaaaaatgatATTACAAAAGAATTCAGGAAAATAAATGATAGAATTTCAGCAAATACTACCCGAATCGACCAAATAATGGCCGCTCTCTTCTCCGATGACGAATAATGGAGCAAGCAccgtacaaaaaaattaaaattgccgCTATAAATGTCAATTCAATTGTTACTACCAAACGTAGATACGATCTGCAAACCTTCATTGATCAAAACAAAATTGACATATGCCTTATATCcgaaacaaaattaaatgcCAAGCATAAAGTCCAACTGTCCAATCACCAGTTGGTCAGAACAGACAGACCCAACTCAACCAAAGGTGGTGGGACTGCTATAGCCATCCACAGCAAGCTAAAATTCACGACAATTCATTTTCCTAATTCTTTAAATAACAAAGTCATAGAGTTcacagcaataaaaataaaaaacaaatttaataataatcagcaTCTACGCGACACAAAGTAATGGccaaaaattcattcatgagCTGGCAAAATTGATGAAAGACTTTAAGCTTGACCCCAGCAACAACTACTACCTGATAGCGGGCGATTTCAACGCAGAGCACTATGTGGGGCGATGTAACATCAAATGACAGAGGTGACAAACTGATAGATTGGCTGGAAGCCAATTACGTTGAGTACAAAGCGACACTCCTCTCTCCTAAAGGACCAACCTTCCCTAAGGCCAAATCCTACCTGGATCACTGCATCATCGACATGAGAATTGATATCGAAAACCTTGATAATGGAAAACTTCCAATTTACCATATGATAGCGACCACTGGGCAATCACTCTGACCATCTCTACTGACAACTGTGCTCCTGGATTACTTGAATAACAAGATACTCATCTCAAAGCCCGCAATTTCAAGAAAGCTAACTGGGAAAAATTCAGGAAGCACCTGCTAAACAACTACGATCAAGACATCAAAAGCCTAAGTGAACATAACCTGTCTATAGATGAAATTGACAACCATATTGAACAACTGGATAGCATCATAACAAACTCAATCAAAGCTACAATTCCACTCACCAAGAAAAAAGAAGACTATTTCCTGAAATGCAATAATAAATCCATTAAACGCCTACATGCATACAAATCATATCTCATCAGACGACAATTTGACAATATTCCCATCAGTAATCAGGAAAAATCCAGAATCAAGTTCACCatcaaaagaataaataaacttattcataaggaatttaaaaatacagtCACTGCTTATTGGGAGGCTCAAATCAAGAGCATTAACTACAAGAATCCGCAGgaattttttcccaaaattaaCCGTATACTCAGGCCGAAGAAAGACATCAGCATCAACacattaaaaattccaatGGACAATAGTTCTCTCAGCAATCATTGCTCCAATAAGTTTCCCGATCTAGTCAACAACAACGAAATCATAGCTACGGATCCTGATACAAAGTTGCATATCATAGGTAAACACCTTGAAAGTATAAACGCTCCAAGATACACCAATTTTGGTACCATCACCAAATTAAGTGTCGACACGGTAGCTACCGACATCAAGAAGATAAAAGACAATATGAGAACTACAAATCGGTCATTCGTGGATTTCTCAACTAGCAACCCAGCTCACTACCCGGTAACAAAAGATAATGAGCCAAAATTCTTGTTCAGTTACATAGAAGTCTTGTTAATTCTAAAgaagcttaaaaataaaacatctGCTGGGTTTAGATAACATTCCCACTATTGTGCTTAAAAATCTACCTGAATTAATCATTAAACATTATACCATCATATTCAACAATGCGATTAATTTAGCGTACTATCCTCAAAGATGGATAGTACAAAGTTGGCCGCAAAGTTATCGACCAATTAGTCTCACCATGAGTGTCAGCAAAGTCTTTGAAAGACTAGTCAAAAAACAACTGGACATTATTATCAGCGACAAAAAGATCATACCAAATAATCAATTTGGATTTAGAAACAAGCATGCAACAACTCATGCGATGAACAAGTTCGCTTCTGATATTAATAAGAGTCTTCATAATAACATGGTAGTCGGAGCTGCTTTACTTGACTTAGAGAAGGCCTTCGACTCCGTCTAGATCGATGGACTAATTTTTGtactagaaaaaaataacttcccgCGTGGTCTCATCTTCCTTTTGATAGATATGCTGACTGGTAACTATTTTTACACTTGGGATGGCCTATCTCTTTCGGATGACAAATTTTCCATACTAGAAGGACTCCAGCAAGGCAGAGTACTGTCTCCCATCCTCTTCAATATTTTCGACAGCTTTACCAATGACGCCGCAAAGTTAGAAGAGAATGGGGTTCATTCTATTTCATTCGCTGATGACAGAGTCATCTACATAGCTGACCCCAATGTAGACATCATCACAGCCAAACTGCAAGATCgagttaataaaatcaatgacCATTATTTGAGATGGAATTTGAAGATCAGTGGGCTGAAAAGTGAAATAATCTTCTTCAGACGTCCctgtaaacaaataaaagtgTCGCAATATAACAGGATAAAGGCGGCCAAGATCACAATAACTGATCATCTGGGTCAAAAAACTGATATaccagttaaaaaaattgtaaaatacctGGGCGTTACCTTTGACCATCTACTGCACATGACAAACCATCATAAAGCACAACTTGAAAAAGCCAAGAaggcaataaaaattaactccagAATATTTTATAACAGAAACCTGTCTTCCAAAGCAAAACTCATTTGCTATCAGTTATTGATCTGCCCATTGATCACCTACGCTGCACCTATACTCTGGAACATGAATCACACGGTCATGGAAAAGTACAGGAGATTGGAGAGATCAGCTATACGTTCCATTGTTGGCATGTATCGTAAACCTGAGACAGACTATCGGGAAATATTAAGTAATAAGAAGATTTATAAAGAAGCTAACATCACTAGAATAGACTGTTTCTACCTCAAATTAAGCAGGAACTACTACGCTAACTATAGAAGCATTGACAATCCCTCAATGGATGACTTAATCTGCCCGATGATAACATCTGTCTTAATGCTTGTACATCTGGCTACGTCACTCCAGAGATGTTCACTTTCTGTGATCACAGAGGCCTACTACAAGATGGAAATAACCTTCCAATCATCTACCACGCGAGAAGACATTGCTTCAATAAAAAGCTAACAACCGAACTTTTTGAAGACTCAAATAGGATGTTCTCGACATCACTGCCAAAAGTGGACCTCTGCGACACACACcgtcttaataaaaattactggtGGCTCCAGACAGATGCGGCATACTTAGATGAGATCAGGAGAAGAACAATTTGGGACAATTAAATCGGACTACAACTCAAGATGACCCCCAGGggctttttttatatataacgCCAGTGCGCCGAACAGTCGGCAAACCTGTAAATATGTACATAAATAgcttagtttaatttattactctcCCATTATCCATACCTCTTCCCCGTCCTACTCCCTATCCCACACCTTCTCCTTAAAGATTTAGATTCTTTTATAATCACAACTTTTTACATCtccttataaattatttggctTAATTAAGAAtgttaaaattatctatgttTCTGACACTAAATAGTGCAATCTCCAATATGTCTCTTAGCGAGATCTATTTACTATAGCTAgctaagataaaataatattattattataattatgttacagttttttttattgtattttttattctgtgtTATCATTTATGTAACTTTTGTttgtggaaaaataaaaataaacttttcataaaaaaaaaaaaaaaaaaaaaaaagctatctAAGACACTACACGAAACGTTTGATTCAGTCACATCATAAGGTGTCAAaaccaagtcattttttttcattgcatagataaaaatagcttaaataaagttatattttttccatgacttcaaaataataatcgtaataaatgattcaaatttttgagagGCTGGCAATGGCCTGGTTGGCTCGGTgctcgcttttcgaaagagtgggacccgggttcgattccagcacgcaccaatatttttcagtgattataattaaaaatatgtgtgttacgttacgttgccagcctctggaagtggcagagataTCCGGGCGGtacacgtctgacttgggcgatcacacatttaagcaacaacttgaatgggtgaccactttagtcagcgttggctaccctgatagccaagttggccgcaactttctgtcaatctactgccgcaacttgtcaccaacttggcggcaactcttggaaagtaactcggttggtgtcaacttgttcaccaagttgtcggcaaaagttgctctgaaactttttcacaccaagttgacgataagtttctcaagaaatttggcgacatattgcagcagtagattggtctcttttttctcagaaacttgtagccaacttggcgccaacagttacaaattcggaagttgaccgcaagttgtcgctaagttggtggcaactatctgacaccaacttggttggtctgaaactgtggctatcagggtagcgcgagggatctctgcacactaggagaggggcctaatgctccagtggtcgataaagaagagtttcttatcaatcactgtagacttagcccagctccgactgtactatcatgggttttctctgcggtttccccatgattctgttccaacagcctgagaAGGGGAGGTTCAGGgtgaatacggtacagaaagcacaagtcggtccacagccgcaaaaattaaaagtagaaaTGAAGTGTCGGGTGGGACTTGCTGAGGTCCAAtatgagaaatagaaaaagcgTAGAGCTAGGAGAAAAAAGAGGaatcagccttgtaaaaaccgagaggtgtacaagtaaagcataataataatatgattcaaatttttgatgattacgaaattcttaatttcgaaattacggtgaaattattaactgtataaaaaaagatctggaaaaaaaattgctaaaaattgaattgttaaaaaaaaaatatctcataataatttttattgataacaaacaatttttccgtaattttgaaattaaagttatcgtctctaaaaaaaaaaaaaaaaaaaaaaaacaatattgattattatatttttcataatcaaaAGGTATTATGGTTTCTCATTTAagactatgaaaaaaattcaacacttGTAAGCCATAAACTCttctgaaaagtattgaaatgaCGGATCTCTGTTGATTGCCTGtaatctgattaattttttataattttactttaaaataaacaaaattacaataatttaatatttttttcaaatttttcatcccgattatttactgaaaatttctcatttacctatctttttatacactttgagtatttttaatgaaataaaaaaaaaaaatataatcagcactttttcattgttaactagtaaaaaattcctgacttaccgacattatacgctcgtttcacggtcgtttcacTCACAGACTACTGTGCATCTACCACCGAGTTACggttttttgataatttatatgttttcgaatgactgtcaaatgacagacgatcgatcgatgatctacgatttttacttaggtaaaaaatcggagaagtcaagtaaaaatttggtttttcgaAGAGTAAAGTATGATAactatacaaaataaaaatcataaagtaacagtgaaaaactttcacaatGATACTCGTCGTTCACTGTCAAACGATGACCGTTCGATAGTCAAGTGACGGTCATTCGACGATCATTTGTCGACACTGTGAATTCACGGTACATTCACCGTCGTTTCACGATCATTTTACCGTGACCACGAATCCGCCAGGGTATAAccataataattacaataatatataacataataattatatataaatagtcTAACACACTCACTCAATAGTGGGGTGAGGGCCACTCAACAACTTCGTCTAAGCCTAAACTATGAAttatagattattaattacGAATCATTTAAGATTTGTGAACAAGTGAATTATTATCaagtaattttacaaaaattctaaaatctagaaattaaaaaaaactatggatgcaagttttaaaaatattattttagtattaatttaaatggtGTATGAAGCCAAAAAAGAATCTgctgattttaatattatcatatATAAGTGATTTCAAGTTGGTCAGTAATGATAATTTGTCATTTATGTGATTTACAACATAATTTTCagtctgatttttttttaatttcactgtttttctcaattttatcTTGAAAAACTAACgtgaataattcaaaaatactcaattaatttacaaaatttattatttacaataagacGTTAACATACATAAACACATAATGGTATATTGTGATATCACAggtttaaagtttttataattgtaaataaacagcaaaaattatataataagtTCCGAAAAGATTAATGAtctgataaatataaaattaatcaaaaaagacATTAGGTtaagttatattattaattaaaaattatcgtcACTAATTTATCTGTGTTGTTTGGATGAAAATTTAGAATGAAAAGATTTTCTAAAGATATGGAGTTTAGTAAAATACTGTActgataaatgataaaaaagttcaagttaataatttttttataaattttataaactgtAGGCACTTCATAGTTGAACTGAAACGTTATCTTTGTTAATAGCTCGTTAAATCTAGACAGACCGATTGATAAGATGGggatgtatttataaatatttacaggCCATTGATTAATCATCTATATTTGTAAAcccttatttttattgcttgcAGAAGAAATTGTCTTATTCAAAACTTTTGAATATAgtttacaatttaatatacATTCATCTAATTCATTAGAACGACCAGCATATGTTTTTTAATGATTGTGTTTAACCTTACTAGTATATACATCATAACCTAAAGAAATTGTATTATCATAAAGAATTCGAAATCTGgtaggtaaaaaataaaagttgatAATTTGAGCAGGTGGCCAAACAATCCATTCAGCTAAGTATAACTTATGAGCTTTATCCTTAACTTCAGTTTTCAATTCAGACCAATTTTTTCGTTCTAATAAAGcaagtgtaataaaaaatattcctaTATAGAATGGTGAACAAATAATTTGGTcaacaataactttttttaatacagtTCCAATAGTTTTTCCGGGGAGTCTCGCGTCTAATACTTGATACcaataatgacaaaaaattccaattgaCATTCCTGATATAGCCATGTTTGTAGTTCTTTTTGGACACCACTCATTCCATTCACCCTAAAATACAGAATAAAACGTTATCAACGAATTATGGTTTTTTTGTAACGACCTATTGTACTATTGgactaatatatttatactttaccTTTAAAATTTCGTAGTGTTGCTCTAAAGTATCTCCCACAGCAGATAATGAAACAGAAATACCAATATTTGTATACAACAAATACTTTGGAGAAAACAATATTTGCCTAACAGAATTAGCTTGGAAAGCAACTAATCTTAACGTTCTGACAacactcattttttttaattatttaaactcaataatttctataatacTAAATAAGTACTAATTAAAGGTTAAAGGTTGGGACTCATATCTCAATTGTAAACAATGAAGAATATGATAAACCATTAccgttataaaatttttttattgaaaaaaaaaaacatatttctaAGAATCTAATTATCTTGTACCTATGTATTATATCACacaaataaaagttaaaattaaaatcgtttCCTATCAGAGGCCCGTCAGTCAATACATAACACAATTTATGTCATGCTGTTTCACTCACATCACTCActacttttttcttttggcTATCATCCCCTAGAGGACCACGTGCCAAGGGTCGTATTTACTTTTCTGGTATTACATAACCCAATTCTTTTAGTAgttgttatatttatatagttaTTTTAGTCACAATGCTTAGTCAACATAAACATGTATATGTAAATGCGCGAGAAGGATTTACACGCAGGGGGCACGGATTGAACGGATTGGTCATATTTCAGATGATTTGGTAATTTACCCGTGCGCGTGCGTGTAAAATAGGTAAAATGACTACTTTTCCCGTGCCCTGTGCTAGCACGGGAATATGTTAATAGCCACgctctttttttaaatataagatttatttaaaaaaaaaaaaaaccagattaatttatattaataaaaacaaaaacatcTATTGTTTGACTAATCGATTTCGATGATAGggcaatattattaataattggaaTTTATCCATTAAACTATTTTTGTACTAATCTATTCAAACACTACTAGTAGGTATagtaacaacaaaaaaatttatttcaggttataaaaagtatctaataaaaattaatttttataataacaaataacacTATTAAAATGGATATACCAGGTAATATTTTTGTGTACTGTATATACTCACTTTAATCTTATCACTAATTATTTTGACTATTCCAGTGGACCACGAAGAAAAACATCCAGAAgtacttttaaaattgaaagtcGATCGTCATGTTTACTATCAAGATACATtcaacgaaaatttttattacgaaaaatctaaaaaatcttGTACGTATCCTTTTGTATAATAATACGGCTACCGGCGACTCGTAACTCGATGATATTAAATCCTCGTTACATCTGATAAACATTGGTTTGAGTGGTCCCACAGTTAATCAGacaagttataatttaattttcgtgtcattaaatttagtaatcgATTAGGTGTATGGTTCCACtgtttttaggtagatttcatagaaatcaatCTTTTTCATTGGTCCTCATGTCGGAATTTACTCGGAATTTTGTCGTAATATCACTTAACTAGTCGAgtaaagctcaaaaataacgttagttaaaaaattcatatatatatatatatatatatatatatatattttagggtgtgccaaaatgtaacttccgtagagaaccttttaaaattggaattttgagttccgcttttaacagaggctgcgtttgggcatttcctgagatattttggtgtgagataatgtatttgattttcatagaatttttaacaggatatttaattgggcacttccggccaaattttgaattttcaccagaaatgcccaaactaagcttctgttaaaaaattctatgaaaatcaaataaatatatatatatatatatatatatagtgtcccagaagtaacggacgccattgtagcatctgataaacaaaataattctgagatgaaaagtccttagccattttttaatcagacgcatagataattaacaccggcacacaaaaaaaaaaaagttgtctgtacttgggacgcgccacatatattcccatgtaatttgacccgctgaacccgaatttgaggtccgtttggcccctacaccctaggattttgagaaaactgtaaaaaaccgaaaaaaaacgggaaaattgggggttttggtgattgaaaaatttttttagattctaactatgcatgattttcatgtatttcgatctgctttatacttatctgaagtgtactcagaccagcagccattaaaagtctaagtaaatcccgaaaaacccatgaaaattgcgaaaaaaacaaaaattcccaatattgtgataaaaaaatgtattgagctaaatatatgatgattttcatgtaggtttatcgacgacatataaatctccaacttttataactcagacgtctcgaaaacatcaaacaaatgtgcaaaaaaccccgaaaattggaaaaaaatcaaatgtaatataataaaaatcgagttattattcaaaataaataaaaaaaatcatatcattcgatctgtggtgcataaaaaaaagtatttcgtcttaagacttaaaaaaaattaattttttcggaaaatatcatcaaaaccctttggatttgaattttaattcgttctccgcttatatctcacccttttatcttcaaacgtcctgcataaagggtttctctttcgtttcctctcttcttcgggtaaatctctcttcagagtccaacaatgatctACCATCATATTGACATCCACTCATGTTTTGATGGAATgtttcttctctttcttcactgaaattaccaagattttcaggaaagtgtgaaagatgaga
It encodes:
- the LOC123264665 gene encoding mpv17-like protein 2, coding for MSVVRTLRLVAFQANSVRQILFSPKYLLYTNIGISVSLSAVGDTLEQHYEILKGEWNEWCPKRTTNMAISGMSIGIFCHYWYQVLDARLPGKTIGTVLKKVIVDQIICSPFYIGIFFITLALLERKNWSELKTEVKDKAHKLYLAEWIVWPPAQIINFYFLPTRFRILYDNTISLGYDVYTSKVKHNH